A single Bacteroidota bacterium DNA region contains:
- a CDS encoding anthranilate synthase component I family protein, whose protein sequence is METLNIKTNFKTKLADTSTPVSLYLKLRDIYPKSLLLESSDYHSKENSYSFICLNPLVTLQIDDNKASVDYSSSKLESQTLDVDRNFTELLESVSDSLKLENGDYVRSFNGFYGYIAYNSIQYFDTIKLKNHRSSSSQIPSIQFSFFKNIIAIDHFKNEMIVIENLLEGEVSKLDKLMSQIDSQGFATMPFKLDGKETSNITDNEFIDNVRKGKQHCRRGDVFQIVLSRQFQQAFKGDDFNVYRSLRSINPSPYLFYFDYEDFHLMGSSPEAQIKVSQGTALINPIAGTFRRTGNDDEDKELAVQLSNDPKENAEHVMLVDLARNDLSRSCTNVKVETFKEVQYFSHVIHLVSTVDGEVEGNPRKVIESTFPAGTLSGAPKYKAMQLIDKYENQDRGFYGGAVGYIGLDGEVNLAIAIRSFVSKDNVLYSQAGAGIVDKSDEQSELQEVNNKLFALKKAVEMAENI, encoded by the coding sequence ATGGAGACCTTGAACATAAAAACCAATTTTAAAACTAAATTAGCCGATACATCAACACCCGTTAGTTTGTATCTGAAGTTAAGAGATATTTATCCAAAATCTTTATTGCTTGAGAGTTCTGATTATCATTCAAAAGAGAATTCTTATTCTTTTATTTGCCTTAATCCGCTGGTAACACTTCAAATTGATGATAATAAAGCCAGTGTTGATTACTCATCATCAAAACTTGAAAGTCAAACGCTTGATGTAGACAGGAATTTCACAGAACTACTCGAAAGTGTAAGTGATAGTTTAAAACTGGAAAATGGAGATTATGTTAGAAGTTTTAATGGTTTCTATGGCTATATAGCTTATAATTCTATTCAGTATTTCGATACTATTAAGCTTAAAAACCACCGTTCTTCATCATCTCAGATTCCTTCAATTCAGTTTTCATTTTTTAAAAACATCATAGCTATTGATCATTTTAAAAATGAAATGATAGTGATTGAAAATCTTTTGGAGGGAGAAGTGTCAAAACTTGATAAGCTGATGTCACAGATAGATTCGCAGGGATTTGCTACTATGCCTTTCAAATTAGACGGGAAAGAAACTTCTAATATCACCGATAATGAATTTATAGATAATGTGAGAAAAGGAAAACAACATTGTAGAAGAGGAGATGTTTTTCAAATAGTATTGTCCCGTCAGTTCCAGCAAGCTTTTAAGGGGGATGATTTTAATGTTTACAGATCGTTACGTTCAATAAATCCTTCTCCGTATTTATTTTATTTCGATTATGAAGATTTCCATTTAATGGGGTCTTCTCCGGAGGCTCAAATAAAGGTTTCACAGGGTACAGCATTGATAAATCCGATTGCAGGCACTTTTAGGAGAACAGGTAATGACGATGAGGATAAAGAGCTTGCCGTACAATTATCGAACGACCCGAAGGAAAATGCCGAACATGTAATGCTTGTGGATTTAGCAAGAAATGATTTGAGTAGAAGTTGTACTAATGTAAAGGTAGAGACCTTTAAAGAAGTGCAATACTTCTCTCACGTAATTCATCTGGTTTCTACAGTTGACGGTGAAGTTGAAGGAAATCCCAGAAAGGTAATTGAATCTACTTTTCCTGCCGGAACATTATCGGGAGCTCCAAAATATAAGGCAATGCAACTTATTGATAAATATGAAAATCAGGACAGAGGTTTTTATGGCGGAGCTGTTGGTTACATCGGATTGGACGGGGAAGTAAACCTTGCTATTGCGATACGTTCGTTTGTTAGTAAGGATAACGTTTTATATTCGCAGGCAGGAGCAGGGATAGTAGATAAATCGGACGAGCAAAGCGAATTACAGGAAGTAAATAACAAGCTGTTTGCTCTGAAGAAAGCAGTAGAAATGGCCGAGAATATATAA
- a CDS encoding aminodeoxychorismate/anthranilate synthase component II has protein sequence MKVLVLDNYDSFTYNLVHIIEKILGHKIDVFRNDEISLEEIEKYDKIILSPGPGIPDEAGILKDVIKKYAPTKSIFGVCLGEQAIAEVFGGKLNNLSEVHHGVSSKMLVLDDDILFAEVPKEFEGGRYHSWIVSKENLPETLKVTCTDEDGEIMAIRHKKYDVAGVQFHPESVLTESGEKMIENFLKS, from the coding sequence ATGAAAGTTTTAGTATTAGATAATTACGATTCGTTTACATATAACCTTGTTCACATAATTGAGAAAATATTAGGTCACAAGATTGATGTATTTAGAAATGATGAAATTTCGTTGGAGGAGATTGAAAAATATGATAAAATTATTCTTTCTCCGGGTCCGGGAATACCCGATGAAGCAGGGATATTGAAAGATGTTATAAAAAAATATGCTCCGACAAAATCTATTTTTGGAGTTTGTCTTGGCGAGCAGGCTATAGCAGAAGTTTTTGGAGGAAAGTTAAATAACCTCAGTGAGGTTCACCATGGAGTATCGAGCAAGATGTTGGTTCTTGACGATGATATTTTGTTTGCCGAAGTGCCAAAAGAGTTCGAAGGTGGTCGTTATCATTCGTGGATAGTTTCCAAAGAGAATTTACCGGAAACATTGAAGGTGACATGTACAGATGAAGATGGTGAGATAATGGCTATTCGTCATAAGAAATATGATGTTGCAGGAGTTCAATTTCATCCTGAATCAGTTCTTACAGAGTCCGGCGAAAAAATGATTGAGAATTTTTTGAAAAGCTAA